A window from Vulcanimicrobium alpinum encodes these proteins:
- a CDS encoding ABC transporter ATP-binding protein, with product MRRRFGAVQAVAGVDLELVPGEIHALVGENGAGKSTLAAIAYGAVRADEGSVEANGVVGLVHQHFKLIDRLRVWENVLLNREPRRGWQIDVAAARERVRRLGATYGLEVDPDAIVETLPVGIKQRVELLRELDREPAVLLLDEPTAALAPGEIASFFATVQGLAARGTAILVVTHKLAEVIAYSQRVTVMRAGTVVARHLTAQTSAEQIAREMVGGDVPALATRAAVTPRPLLALRDVSAASGTSVLERATFEVGAGEIVGIAGIEGNGQSALADALAGVVRFSGDAAFDGAPLEPGDTPAQRLARGIRVIPQDRRHEALILDWSVRDNVALGRQRSLPLRAFGDAAREVIAAYDVRPPNPDAVAGALSGGNQQKVVVGRALASAPKLVVAYQPTRGVDVGAAALLQSRLIEARNAGAGVLLISFELDEIFACADRVLVIAGGRFVGAFARAEIDRGRIGALMAGGAA from the coding sequence GTGCGCCGCCGCTTCGGCGCGGTGCAGGCCGTCGCCGGCGTCGACCTCGAGCTCGTCCCCGGCGAGATCCACGCGCTCGTCGGAGAGAACGGCGCCGGCAAATCGACGCTCGCCGCGATCGCGTACGGCGCGGTCCGCGCCGACGAGGGGAGCGTCGAGGCGAACGGCGTCGTCGGACTCGTCCACCAGCACTTCAAACTGATCGACCGGCTGCGCGTGTGGGAGAACGTGCTGCTCAATCGCGAGCCCAGACGCGGCTGGCAGATCGACGTCGCCGCCGCGCGCGAACGCGTCCGCCGCCTCGGCGCGACGTACGGGCTCGAGGTCGATCCCGATGCGATCGTCGAGACGCTTCCGGTCGGGATCAAGCAGCGCGTCGAACTGCTGCGCGAGCTCGATCGCGAGCCTGCGGTCCTGCTCCTCGACGAACCGACGGCCGCGCTCGCGCCGGGCGAGATCGCGTCGTTCTTCGCGACTGTGCAAGGTCTCGCAGCGCGCGGCACCGCGATCCTCGTGGTGACGCACAAGCTCGCCGAAGTGATCGCCTACTCGCAGCGTGTCACCGTGATGCGCGCCGGCACCGTCGTCGCGCGGCACCTTACCGCGCAGACGAGCGCCGAGCAGATCGCGCGCGAGATGGTCGGCGGCGACGTGCCGGCGCTCGCCACGCGCGCCGCGGTGACACCGCGGCCGCTGCTCGCGCTGCGCGACGTGAGCGCCGCCTCGGGAACCAGCGTTCTCGAACGCGCGACGTTCGAGGTCGGCGCAGGCGAGATCGTCGGGATCGCGGGGATCGAAGGGAACGGGCAGAGCGCGCTCGCCGACGCGCTGGCCGGCGTCGTGCGCTTCAGCGGCGACGCCGCCTTCGACGGCGCGCCGCTCGAACCGGGCGATACGCCGGCTCAGCGGCTCGCGCGCGGGATCCGCGTGATCCCGCAGGATCGCCGTCACGAAGCGCTGATCCTCGACTGGAGCGTCCGCGACAACGTCGCGCTCGGCCGCCAACGTTCGCTTCCGCTGCGCGCGTTCGGCGACGCGGCGCGCGAGGTGATCGCCGCGTACGACGTGCGGCCACCGAATCCCGACGCGGTCGCCGGCGCGCTCTCGGGCGGAAACCAGCAGAAGGTCGTCGTCGGCCGCGCGCTCGCGAGCGCGCCGAAGCTCGTCGTCGCGTACCAGCCCACGCGCGGCGTCGACGTCGGCGCCGCCGCGCTGCTGCAGTCGCGGCTGATCGAAGCGCGCAATGCGGGCGCCGGCGTCCTGCTGATCTCATTCGAACTCGACGAGATCTTCGCGTGCGCCGATCGCGTTCTCGTCATCGCCGGCGGACGGTTCGTCGGCGCGTTCGCGCGCGCCGAGATCGACCGCGGCCGCATCGGCGCGCTGATGGCGGGCGGCGCCGCGTGA
- a CDS encoding BMP family lipoprotein: MKLRWRAAALVLALVPLCATAEGCAPKSAGDGRLKVGMVTDVGGLGDRSFNDSAYAGLQRAKKTLGVDTTVLQSHSAADYDVNMTVLANKEYDEIFAIGFLMAKDVASVAARYAKRHFAIIDAVVNIPNVTSVTFKEEEGSYLAGALAAMTTKKKTIAFLGGIDIPLLRKFEVGFTAGAHQIDPSINVLVKYVGSFDDVAAGKELAGVLFDQGADIVYVAAGKAGLGAIDQVKSRAGDYVIGVDSDQDAIAPGKILTSMIKRVDIGVYRVTEEAVSHKPRSGQLVLGLKDGGVGLTDFAYTKSVVTPDKIAVLSKLRAAIVGGTIAVPYTREGLASYKRVRL; encoded by the coding sequence ATGAAGCTCCGCTGGCGCGCGGCCGCCCTCGTGCTCGCGCTCGTTCCGTTATGCGCGACGGCGGAGGGCTGCGCCCCGAAATCGGCGGGCGACGGACGGCTCAAGGTCGGGATGGTCACGGACGTGGGCGGTCTGGGCGACCGCTCGTTCAACGACTCCGCCTACGCCGGGCTCCAGCGGGCGAAGAAGACTCTCGGCGTCGACACCACGGTGCTGCAGTCGCATTCGGCGGCCGACTACGACGTCAACATGACGGTTCTGGCGAACAAAGAGTACGACGAGATCTTCGCGATCGGCTTTCTGATGGCGAAGGACGTCGCGAGCGTCGCGGCCCGGTACGCCAAGCGCCACTTCGCCATCATCGACGCCGTCGTCAACATCCCCAACGTCACCTCGGTCACGTTCAAGGAGGAGGAAGGGTCGTATCTGGCCGGCGCGCTCGCGGCGATGACGACCAAGAAGAAGACGATCGCATTTCTGGGCGGGATCGACATCCCGCTGCTGCGCAAGTTCGAAGTGGGCTTCACCGCCGGCGCGCATCAGATCGATCCGTCGATCAACGTGCTGGTGAAGTACGTCGGCTCGTTCGACGACGTCGCGGCGGGGAAGGAACTCGCCGGCGTGCTGTTCGATCAGGGCGCCGACATCGTGTACGTCGCGGCCGGCAAGGCCGGACTCGGCGCGATCGATCAGGTGAAATCGCGCGCCGGCGACTACGTGATCGGCGTCGATTCCGATCAGGACGCGATCGCGCCGGGGAAGATTCTCACCAGCATGATCAAGCGCGTCGACATCGGCGTCTACCGCGTCACCGAAGAGGCGGTCTCGCACAAGCCGCGTTCCGGTCAGCTCGTGCTCGGGCTGAAAGACGGCGGCGTCGGCCTGACCGACTTCGCGTACACCAAGAGCGTCGTCACGCCCGACAAGATCGCGGTCCTCAGCAAGCTCAGAGCGGCGATCGTCGGCGGCACGATCGCCGTGCCGTACACGCGGGAGGGACTGGCATCGTACAAGCGCGTCCGGCTCTGA
- a CDS encoding AI-2E family transporter — translation MNPARPPETVRPRRPMSRLERRVTLWLKVLALIAVAIYLVVGVLQFLGAVRATAFLFVGALFFAYLVFPLVRRLNERLPLVWSILLVYAILAIAGLAIAQILVPALVNDVQNAIKNFPAIVTKVSAIIQDPNNRFIRWLPIDERLYLATIPQQIGAYVQTNALDTAQKTLAVVLSTVSIVVTVIVIPVLAAYMMLDAAEINEGVLGMLKPKYRAVTEDIIADLDKVVGGFIRGQLIDGSILGFMLTVMLFATGVPYALLIGVVSGALNFIPYAGAIIAFVPAVVLALIYHGPTNAAIVAALIFVIHQIDGNFVAPRVLKDNVGLSPFWIVLAILTGSELFGLAGTFIAVPLAAMIKVLIARLVPRQPVSQAEAAPALTDAPLTRTRPPRRRT, via the coding sequence GTGAATCCCGCCAGGCCGCCCGAGACCGTCCGCCCGCGCCGCCCGATGTCGCGGCTCGAGCGCCGCGTGACGCTCTGGCTCAAGGTCCTCGCGCTGATCGCCGTCGCGATCTACCTGGTCGTCGGCGTCCTGCAGTTCCTCGGGGCGGTGCGCGCGACCGCGTTCCTGTTCGTCGGCGCGCTGTTCTTCGCGTATCTGGTGTTCCCGCTGGTGCGGCGCCTCAACGAACGGCTTCCGCTGGTGTGGTCGATCCTGCTCGTCTACGCGATCCTCGCGATCGCGGGCCTCGCGATCGCGCAGATCCTCGTTCCGGCACTCGTCAACGACGTGCAGAACGCCATCAAAAATTTCCCGGCGATCGTCACCAAGGTCTCGGCGATCATCCAGGATCCGAACAACCGCTTCATCCGCTGGCTGCCGATCGACGAGCGGCTCTACCTCGCGACGATCCCGCAGCAGATCGGCGCGTACGTGCAGACCAACGCGCTCGACACCGCGCAGAAGACGCTCGCCGTCGTGCTCTCGACCGTCTCGATCGTTGTCACCGTCATCGTGATCCCGGTGCTCGCCGCGTACATGATGCTCGACGCCGCGGAGATCAACGAGGGCGTCCTCGGCATGCTCAAGCCGAAGTACCGCGCCGTCACCGAAGACATCATCGCCGATCTCGACAAGGTCGTCGGCGGCTTCATCCGCGGCCAGCTCATCGACGGCTCGATCCTGGGCTTCATGCTCACGGTGATGTTGTTCGCGACCGGCGTGCCGTACGCGCTCCTGATCGGCGTCGTCTCGGGGGCGCTGAACTTCATCCCCTACGCGGGTGCGATCATCGCGTTCGTCCCGGCCGTCGTCCTCGCGCTGATCTATCACGGTCCGACCAACGCGGCGATCGTCGCCGCACTGATCTTCGTGATCCATCAGATCGACGGCAACTTCGTCGCGCCGCGAGTGCTCAAGGACAACGTCGGCCTCTCGCCGTTCTGGATCGTGCTCGCGATCCTCACCGGGAGCGAGCTGTTCGGGCTCGCCGGTACGTTCATCGCGGTCCCGCTCGCGGCGATGATCAAGGTGCTGATCGCGCGGCTCGTTCCGCGTCAGCCCGTGTCGCAGGCCGAAGCCGCGCCGGCGCTCACCGATGCGCCGCTCACGCGGACGCGTCCGCCGCGCCGCCGGACGTAG
- a CDS encoding cyclic nucleotide-binding domain-containing protein: MVVTIDYLAGLLTFVAFFMKHAIRLRQIALASSVFYMIWAWNAHLYPTLALHLAFFPVNLRRLFQLTRERRLIDEAIAANDVSAEWLVDFIERRRVAAGTILFHRGDPADAIYFWAGGTLWIDELGIDLHPGALLGEIGIFAPDGRRTQTVRALEASLLYMLRRDEALSLYRRDPAFGIYLIRLITRRLVEDLARERAAATSGGAADASA; this comes from the coding sequence GTGGTGGTGACGATCGACTATCTCGCGGGCTTGCTGACGTTCGTCGCCTTCTTCATGAAACACGCGATCCGGCTGCGCCAAATCGCGCTGGCCAGCAGCGTCTTTTACATGATCTGGGCCTGGAACGCGCATCTGTATCCGACGCTTGCGCTGCACCTTGCGTTCTTTCCGGTCAACTTGCGGCGTCTCTTTCAGCTCACGCGCGAACGGCGGCTGATCGACGAAGCGATCGCGGCGAACGACGTCTCAGCGGAGTGGCTGGTCGATTTCATAGAACGCCGGCGCGTCGCCGCCGGAACGATCCTCTTTCACCGCGGCGACCCCGCCGACGCGATCTACTTTTGGGCCGGAGGGACGCTGTGGATCGACGAGCTCGGCATCGATCTGCATCCGGGCGCGCTGCTCGGTGAGATCGGAATCTTCGCGCCCGACGGCCGGCGAACGCAGACGGTGCGCGCGCTCGAGGCGAGCCTGCTGTACATGCTGCGCCGCGACGAGGCGCTCTCGCTCTATCGCCGCGATCCCGCGTTCGGGATCTACCTGATCCGGCTCATCACGCGCCGCCTCGTCGAAGACCTCGCGCGCGAACGCGCCGCCGCTACGTCCGGCGGCGCGGCGGACGCGTCCGCGTGA
- the rocF gene encoding arginase has product MITQTAPAAAERKRVAKVDVVGVPMDLGADRRGVDMGPSAIRYARLKESLERLGIEVTDHGNLRVPVPESATEAEADAKYYPIIKAVCDELAGIVEGVVRAGGFPLVLGGDHSIAMGTIAGVARARGRAPGVIWVDAHGDINTPLTSPSGNVHGMPVHFALQEHAVDPARMAFIGLRDVDEGEKKIIRELGVKAFTMADVDRLGMSGVVAEALAIVADGEHSVHVSFDMDGVDPQEAPGVGTPVRGGITYREAHLLMEGVAASGTLGSLEITEINPILDRENQTAILAVELILSALGKTTL; this is encoded by the coding sequence GTGATCACGCAAACCGCGCCCGCAGCCGCCGAACGTAAACGCGTCGCGAAGGTCGACGTCGTCGGCGTTCCGATGGATCTCGGCGCGGATCGCCGCGGGGTCGACATGGGCCCGTCGGCGATACGTTATGCGCGCCTTAAGGAGTCGCTCGAACGGCTGGGGATCGAGGTGACGGATCACGGCAACCTGCGCGTGCCGGTGCCGGAGTCGGCGACCGAAGCCGAGGCCGACGCCAAGTACTATCCGATCATCAAAGCGGTCTGCGACGAACTCGCCGGGATCGTCGAAGGCGTCGTGCGCGCCGGCGGCTTTCCGCTGGTGCTGGGCGGAGACCATTCGATCGCGATGGGGACCATCGCCGGCGTCGCGCGCGCGCGCGGGCGCGCGCCGGGCGTAATCTGGGTCGACGCGCACGGCGACATCAACACCCCGCTCACCTCGCCGTCGGGCAACGTCCACGGGATGCCGGTGCACTTCGCGCTGCAGGAGCACGCGGTCGATCCCGCCCGCATGGCGTTCATCGGCCTGCGCGACGTCGACGAGGGCGAGAAGAAGATCATCCGCGAGCTCGGCGTGAAGGCGTTCACGATGGCCGACGTCGACCGGCTCGGGATGAGCGGTGTGGTCGCGGAGGCGCTTGCGATCGTCGCCGACGGCGAACATTCGGTGCACGTCAGCTTCGACATGGACGGCGTCGATCCGCAGGAAGCGCCCGGCGTCGGTACGCCGGTGCGCGGCGGGATCACCTATCGCGAAGCGCATCTGCTGATGGAGGGCGTCGCGGCGTCGGGGACGCTCGGCTCGCTCGAGATCACCGAGATCAACCCGATCCTCGACCGCGAGAATCAGACGGCGATCCTGGCCGTCGAACTGATCCTCTCGGCGCTCGGAAAGACGACGCTCTGA
- a CDS encoding CPCC family cysteine-rich protein — protein sequence MREQRDGARATCPCCAYPTINGRAACEICALCGWEDDGQDDPEFAPGALRDPDAVAGGPNHDYSLTEARENYAAYTTMYRPTDRDFEHERAQSNVKRAIAAAYDRSVEGDATFAEADAEARALMDDLE from the coding sequence TTGCGCGAACAGCGCGACGGCGCGCGCGCGACGTGCCCGTGCTGCGCGTACCCGACGATCAACGGCCGGGCCGCCTGCGAGATCTGCGCGCTGTGCGGCTGGGAAGACGACGGTCAGGACGATCCCGAGTTCGCACCCGGTGCGCTGCGCGACCCCGACGCCGTCGCGGGCGGCCCGAACCACGACTACTCGCTCACCGAAGCACGCGAGAACTACGCGGCGTACACGACGATGTACCGTCCGACCGACCGCGACTTCGAGCACGAGCGCGCGCAGTCGAACGTCAAGCGCGCGATCGCGGCCGCGTACGACCGCAGCGTCGAAGGCGACGCGACCTTCGCCGAAGCGGATGCGGAAGCGCGCGCGCTCATGGACGATTTGGAGTGA
- a CDS encoding DUF5069 domain-containing protein: MALDLTKEFPRSPRERLGGIAILPRAIDKARAQLAGTLGSYIYFDCGINRVLFTMLHVSDQQFLDAVARAKNDDDVLRWIREELQPSEAAIARMNAFIEHLEPRPEQQAHFDAMLQAADPGNTAVTRWVDLLDLEEGRLPKGSGAAT, encoded by the coding sequence ATGGCGCTCGATCTCACCAAGGAATTTCCGCGCAGCCCGCGCGAGCGGCTCGGCGGGATCGCGATTCTGCCGCGTGCGATCGACAAGGCGCGCGCGCAGCTCGCGGGGACGCTCGGCAGCTACATCTACTTCGACTGCGGGATCAACCGCGTGCTCTTCACGATGCTGCACGTCAGCGATCAGCAGTTTCTCGACGCCGTCGCGCGCGCTAAGAACGACGACGACGTGCTGCGCTGGATCCGCGAGGAGCTGCAGCCGAGCGAAGCGGCGATCGCGCGGATGAACGCGTTCATCGAACATCTCGAACCGCGTCCCGAGCAGCAGGCGCACTTCGACGCGATGCTGCAAGCCGCCGATCCCGGCAATACGGCCGTCACGCGCTGGGTGGACCTGCTCGATCTCGAAGAGGGCCGGCTGCCGAAGGGTTCTGGCGCAGCGACCTAA
- the glpK gene encoding glycerol kinase GlpK, whose product MIVLALDAGTTSSRAIAFDRDGAVLGFDQRELTQFFPRPGWVEHDPREIWTTQLETARAALRNAGATAADVAAIGITNQRETAILWDRATGAPVAPAIVWQDRRTADRCDALRANGLEPLIRAQTGLVLDPYFSATKIAWLLDRVAGLRGRAERGEIAFGTVDAWLIWNFSGGSRHVTDVTNASRTMLFDIRRLTWSDALLDAFAIPRALLPEVLPCTAAFATAGAEHLGAPILIAGVAGDQQAALVGQACFRDGLAKSTYGTGSFVVLNTGARIVESAHGLLATIAYGFTPGEATYALEGSVFVTGAAVQWLRDGLGIIERASDVERLARTVDDNGGCFFVPAFTGLGTPYWDPHARGTIVGITRGTTRGHLARAALEAMAFQTADVIDAMERDAGLSLCELRVDGGAAENDLAMQFQADVLGVPVVRPSTAETTALGAAYLAGLQAGYWEDLGALARRRRERSRFVPAMPAPQRAGLLAQWRRAVARSRDWEQAPSS is encoded by the coding sequence GTGATCGTCCTCGCGCTCGACGCGGGCACCACGAGTTCGCGCGCGATCGCGTTCGATCGCGACGGCGCGGTGCTGGGCTTCGACCAGCGCGAGCTCACGCAGTTCTTTCCGCGCCCCGGCTGGGTCGAGCACGATCCGCGCGAGATCTGGACGACGCAGCTCGAGACCGCGCGCGCCGCGCTGCGCAACGCCGGCGCAACCGCGGCCGACGTCGCCGCGATCGGGATCACCAACCAGCGCGAGACGGCAATCCTGTGGGATCGCGCGACCGGTGCGCCCGTCGCGCCCGCGATCGTATGGCAGGATCGCCGCACCGCCGACCGCTGCGATGCGCTGCGCGCGAACGGCCTCGAGCCGCTGATCCGCGCGCAGACCGGGCTCGTGCTCGATCCCTATTTCTCGGCGACGAAGATCGCGTGGCTGCTCGATCGCGTCGCCGGCCTGCGGGGACGCGCCGAGCGCGGCGAGATCGCGTTCGGCACCGTCGACGCGTGGCTGATCTGGAATTTCAGCGGCGGCTCTCGGCACGTCACCGACGTCACCAATGCGTCGCGCACGATGCTCTTCGACATCCGCCGCTTGACGTGGAGCGACGCGCTGCTCGACGCGTTCGCGATCCCGCGCGCGCTCCTCCCCGAGGTGCTGCCGTGCACGGCGGCGTTCGCAACCGCGGGCGCCGAGCATCTCGGTGCGCCGATCCTGATCGCCGGCGTCGCCGGCGACCAGCAGGCCGCGCTCGTCGGACAGGCGTGCTTCCGCGACGGGCTCGCGAAGTCGACGTACGGCACGGGTTCGTTCGTCGTTCTCAACACCGGCGCGCGCATCGTGGAGAGCGCACACGGCCTGCTCGCGACGATCGCATACGGTTTCACGCCGGGCGAGGCGACGTACGCGCTGGAGGGATCGGTCTTTGTCACCGGCGCCGCGGTGCAGTGGCTGCGCGACGGTCTGGGCATCATCGAGCGCGCGTCGGACGTGGAGCGGCTGGCGCGCACCGTCGACGACAACGGCGGCTGCTTCTTCGTTCCGGCGTTCACGGGCCTCGGAACTCCGTACTGGGATCCGCACGCGCGCGGGACGATCGTCGGCATCACCCGCGGGACGACGCGCGGACATCTCGCCCGCGCCGCGTTGGAGGCGATGGCGTTTCAGACCGCCGACGTGATCGACGCGATGGAGCGCGACGCCGGGCTCTCGCTGTGCGAGTTGCGCGTCGACGGCGGCGCCGCCGAAAACGATCTCGCGATGCAGTTCCAAGCCGACGTGCTCGGCGTCCCGGTGGTGCGTCCGTCGACCGCCGAGACGACCGCGCTGGGGGCCGCATATCTGGCGGGCTTGCAGGCCGGCTATTGGGAGGATCTCGGCGCGCTCGCGCGGCGGCGGCGCGAGCGGTCGCGATTCGTCCCGGCGATGCCGGCGCCGCAGCGAGCGGGGCTGCTCGCGCAGTGGCGGCGCGCCGTCGCGCGCAGCCGCGACTGGGAGCAGGCGCCCTCGTCCTGA
- a CDS encoding FAD-binding oxidoreductase, with the protein MIAAGLIDALREVVPDGVLTAAEDLIAYGFDGTFYERTPPLVVLPSTTAQVCAIHRIATARRIPLTPRAMGSGLSGGAVPLDGSIVLGVSRMDRVLEISVDDGVAVVQPGVITAHLQALVEARGLFYPPDPSSLKQSAIGGNVAENAGGARALKYGVTGDYVLALEVVLPDGTPIRTGGRTVKNVTGYDLRRLFTGAEGTLGTITEITLKLLPKPRVKRTALAVFDRIADAADASTAVLAAGIAPAAIELLDALTMRCIAENGVTGLPLDADAILIFGADGNHESVVNEDIAAIGAVARAHGARTVTVAGDDAESERLWNARRSISPALARRRPNKLGEDVCVPRSKVTAMVARVRAIAAEHRLEIPLFGHIGDGNLHPNILCDKRDPEEMARVAAAARAIFEAAVELGGTLSGEHGIGLLKKQFMELDVGTDALALMRRIKAAVDPLGIMNPGKIFPEPGGADAFRL; encoded by the coding sequence GTGATCGCCGCCGGCCTCATCGACGCGCTGCGCGAAGTTGTTCCGGACGGCGTCCTGACCGCCGCCGAAGACCTGATCGCCTACGGATTCGACGGGACGTTCTACGAACGGACCCCGCCGCTGGTCGTCCTGCCGTCGACGACGGCGCAGGTGTGCGCGATCCATCGCATCGCGACCGCGCGGCGGATCCCGCTCACGCCGCGCGCGATGGGGAGCGGCCTCTCGGGCGGCGCGGTCCCGCTCGACGGCAGCATCGTGCTGGGCGTCTCGCGGATGGATCGCGTCCTCGAGATCAGCGTCGACGACGGCGTCGCCGTCGTGCAGCCCGGCGTGATCACCGCGCACCTGCAGGCGCTGGTCGAAGCGCGCGGTCTGTTTTATCCGCCGGATCCGTCGAGCCTCAAGCAGAGCGCGATCGGCGGCAACGTCGCGGAGAACGCGGGCGGCGCGCGCGCGCTCAAATACGGCGTCACCGGCGACTACGTGCTCGCGCTCGAAGTCGTGCTGCCCGACGGTACGCCGATCCGCACCGGCGGCCGCACGGTGAAGAACGTGACCGGCTACGATCTGCGCCGGCTCTTCACCGGCGCGGAGGGGACGCTCGGCACGATCACCGAGATCACCCTCAAACTGCTGCCCAAGCCGCGCGTCAAGCGCACCGCGCTCGCCGTCTTCGATCGCATCGCCGATGCCGCGGATGCATCGACCGCCGTTCTCGCCGCAGGGATCGCGCCGGCCGCGATCGAGCTGCTCGACGCGCTGACGATGCGCTGCATCGCCGAGAACGGGGTGACCGGCTTGCCGCTCGACGCCGACGCGATCCTGATCTTCGGCGCCGACGGCAATCACGAGAGCGTCGTGAACGAGGACATCGCGGCGATCGGCGCGGTCGCGCGCGCACACGGCGCGCGCACCGTGACCGTCGCCGGTGACGACGCCGAATCGGAACGCCTGTGGAACGCGCGCCGATCGATCTCGCCGGCGCTGGCGCGGCGGCGTCCGAACAAACTCGGCGAGGACGTCTGCGTCCCGCGCAGCAAGGTGACGGCGATGGTGGCGCGCGTCCGCGCGATCGCCGCAGAGCACCGGCTCGAGATCCCGCTCTTCGGCCACATCGGCGACGGGAATCTCCATCCGAACATCCTGTGCGACAAGCGCGATCCCGAGGAGATGGCGCGCGTTGCGGCCGCGGCGCGCGCGATCTTCGAAGCCGCGGTGGAACTCGGGGGGACGCTCTCGGGCGAGCACGGGATCGGGCTGCTGAAGAAGCAGTTCATGGAGCTCGACGTCGGGACCGACGCGCTCGCGCTGATGCGCCGCATCAAGGCCGCGGTCGACCCGCTGGGGATCATGAACCCCGGCAAGATCTTTCCGGAACCCGGCGGCGCCGACGCGTTCCGGCTGTGA
- a CDS encoding diguanylate cyclase domain-containing protein, whose translation MKSAPSLVRYASAAVLGAFAIAAAVVTTVVAFDQISARQQGSRVAIGAAIAERSALVALTDQDTAVRIYVSSGDASFLEPYAPGRDAYATYRAALPRLNDPDANAALDEFVRTGDALETRFTDELRTMQRGDRRQALAALRAQRTAFDQVRRADLIAIAALKASLDQDNAAIASAILLARTVIITTALLLGLAGALTALLGSQASAAAALARRDELTRLPNRRAFDERLTEVLGGRGPDERIGVLWIDLDRFKPINDRLGHAAGDIVLGLCGERMRRAVRPNDFVARIGGDEFAVILEKISSRADARAIAERIIREIEAPFSIAGTSVTISASVGDAVVPDDADDAKEIVRIADVAMYRVKQTRGSSPP comes from the coding sequence ATGAAGTCCGCGCCAAGCCTCGTGCGGTATGCATCCGCAGCGGTGCTGGGGGCGTTCGCCATCGCCGCCGCCGTGGTGACGACGGTCGTCGCCTTCGATCAGATCTCCGCGCGGCAGCAGGGCAGCCGTGTCGCGATCGGCGCCGCGATCGCGGAACGCTCCGCGCTCGTCGCGCTCACCGATCAGGACACCGCGGTCCGCATCTACGTCAGTTCCGGCGACGCCTCGTTTCTCGAGCCGTACGCGCCGGGCCGTGATGCGTACGCGACGTACCGCGCCGCTCTGCCGCGGCTCAACGATCCCGACGCGAACGCCGCGCTCGACGAGTTCGTGCGCACCGGCGACGCGCTCGAGACCCGCTTCACCGACGAGTTGCGGACGATGCAGCGCGGCGACCGCCGGCAGGCGCTTGCGGCGCTACGCGCCCAGCGGACCGCATTCGACCAAGTCCGGCGTGCCGACCTGATCGCGATCGCGGCGCTGAAGGCGTCGCTCGATCAGGACAACGCCGCGATCGCGAGCGCAATCCTGCTGGCGCGCACGGTGATCATTACGACGGCGCTGCTGCTCGGACTCGCCGGCGCGCTCACCGCGCTGCTCGGATCGCAGGCGAGCGCCGCCGCCGCGCTCGCGCGCCGCGACGAATTGACGCGCCTCCCGAACCGCCGCGCGTTCGACGAGCGATTGACGGAGGTGTTGGGGGGCCGCGGGCCGGACGAACGGATCGGCGTGCTGTGGATCGATCTCGACCGTTTCAAGCCGATCAACGACCGGCTCGGTCATGCCGCCGGCGACATCGTGCTCGGGCTTTGCGGGGAGCGGATGCGCCGCGCGGTGCGTCCCAACGACTTCGTCGCCCGGATCGGCGGCGACGAGTTCGCGGTGATCTTGGAGAAGATCTCGTCGCGCGCCGACGCGCGCGCGATCGCCGAGCGCATCATCCGCGAGATTGAAGCCCCTTTCTCGATCGCGGGGACGAGCGTGACGATCAGCGCCAGCGTCGGCGACGCGGTCGTCCCCGACGACGCCGACGACGCGAAGGAGATCGTGCGCATCGCCGACGTCGCGATGTACCGCGTGAAGCAGACCCGCGGATCTTCACCGCCGTGA